From the Devosia sp. FJ2-5-3 genome, the window GGGAAATGACCAGGGTGACGAGCAGGCCGCCCCATTGCTCGGTGGGCACGGACCGAAGGCCGAATGCGCCGCCATTGAGCAGGAAGAAGCAGACAATTGGATAAACGACGAAGAACAGGATGGCGTTGAGCCGCTTGAACGGGACGCTGGGGATCAGCAGCGGCGCAATCAGCAGGGCACCGAACAGGAACACCAGATTGGGGCGCCAATATTCGGACGGCGGATAGAAGCCATAGATGAAAAAGCTCATGCGGGCTTCGATATAGGCCCAGCATGCCCCTGCCCCCAAGGCGCGACAATCCTCGACCGTGCCGCCCGGTGGCACCGCATGTCCGCCAAGAAAGGTGGGCATCACGAAACCATAGATGGGCGGAATGGCCCAGAGCAGGACAATGACCGCCACGACGGACAGCAGGGCATTTCCTGGTGTGGAGAAGAGATTGCGCCTGAGCCAAGCGATCGGTCCGGCATTGTTGACCGGGGCCGGCTGAGGGGCAACCATTTGACTGCGGACAAACATGCTTGTCATTGGCTGCTCCTACCGTTCGACCAGCGCAACGCGCGCATTGTACCAGTTCATGAAGGCCGATGTGCTCAACGACAGGGTGAGGTAGACCGCCATGGTGATGGCGATGACCTCGATGGCTTTGCCTGTCTGGTTGAGCGTGGTGCCCATGAAGACGTTGACCAGTTCGGGATAGCCGATTGCCGCCCCGAGCGAGGAGTTCTTGGTCAAGTTGAGATACTGGCTGGTGAGCGGCGGGATGATGACCCGCATGGCCTGTGGGATGACCACGAGGCGTAGGCGATCGCCTTCGCGCAGGCCCAGCGAGGCCGCAGCCTCGGTCTGGCCCTTGTTGACGGCCTGGATGCCGCTGCGCACGTTTTCGGCAATGAAGGCGGCCGTGTAGATGGTGAGCCCCATGACGAGGGCCACCATTTCGGGGACGAGCTGCAACCCACCCCGGAAATTGAACCGCTCGAGCAGCGGCATTTCGAAGGCGAGCGAGGCCCCGGTGACCCAGTAGATCAGGGCCGGCACGGCGATGATGAGCAGCACCGGCAGGGCGAGAGGGAATTTGCTGTCCCGCGCTGCGGGCCGACGGTCCGCACCAAGCAAGGTCCAGCCATAGGCCAGGGCGAGGAGGCCCGAGACCGCGGCGATGGCCAGTTCGGACATGAAGCCGAACATGCCACCGAGCGCAAAGCGCCCGATCGCCCAGGCAATGGCAAAGCCGATGAACGCACGCCCATAGACACCCATGGTGGTGAGGCTGAGCGCAGCGAGCGCTGCTGCGCCGACCAATGGCAGCAGGGAATTCGTTCCCAGCGCGGGAACCACGCTGCCGAGCAGCGAAAACGCCAAATACCCGAAGAGGAACGTGACAACGAGGGCGGCGATGCGCGACCCCAGCTTGACGAATGGTGGATAGTGTCCGGTCTGGGCGCGCACACCGACTGACCACCGGACAAGAGCAATTGCCGCGATAATAGAGAGCACGGCCGCCACGACCACCCAGGTGATCTCTGCATCCGGCATGGGCCGTGGAACCACGATGCCGCGCTGGTTGACGAAGACGCCGAGAGGCAGCTCGAAGGATTCCCGCACCGCCGGCATGGCCTTGAGCACCGCGAAATACCAGAAGAACAGCTGCAGCAGCAGCGGCACGTTGCGGATGATCTCGATGTAGACGGTGGCGAAACGCGCGATCAGCCAGTTCGACGACAGTCTTGCCACGCCCAGGACAAAGCCCAGCATGGTGGCGAAGACGATACCGATGGCCGCAACCAATAGAGTATTGAGCAGACCAACCAGGAAGGCTTCCCAGTAATAGGATGATCGGTCAAACGGGATCAGCGAGAAGCTGATGCCGAAACCCGATGTCTGGAACAGGAAGTCGAACCCGGTCGACTTGTTTTGCGCTGCCAAATTGGCAGCGGTGTTCATGATGATCCAGACGAAAAAAACGATCACGGCCGCGGCGACCAGAACCTGGTACAGAATGCCGCGAATGACAGGATCGTTGTAGAACGCAGTTCGCGGCGGGGCCGCGAGATTGTCTTGGACGGCCATTGGCGAAAAGTCCCCTTTTTAGGGCCGCATACGCGTCACGACGACATCAAAATGCGGAACAGCCGGCCACCCTCGGCCTGCCTCAGGCAGGAGGGACGCGAAAATTCCGTTGGATGATGAGGTCGCTCATTTCATGCATGCGCCTAAACGAACTGGCGCCCGATCAATGGGCGCCAGCACTGTTTCGCCTTAGCGGATCGGCATTGCGTACTGCAGACCGCCATCGGTCCACAGGGCGTTCAGGCCGCGAGCCAGGCCAATCTCGGTGTTGGGGCCGACATGGCGATCATAGGATTCGCCGTAATTGCCGATGTGCTTGATGATGCGGTAAGCCCAGTCTGCAGTCAGGCCGAGCGGCGTACCGAAATCACCTTCAACACCCAGCAGACGCTTGACCGACGGATTGTCCGAACCGAGCATTTCGTCGACATTGGCCTGCGTCACGCCCTGCTCTTCAGCTTCGAGCAGTGCGAAATAGGTCCAGCGTGCAATGCTGAACCAGACTGGATCGCCCTGGCGAACGACGGGGCCAAGCGGCTCCTTGGAAATGATTTCCGGCAGAATGATGTAGTCATCCGGCACGGCGAACTTGGAGCGTTCGGCAGCAAGGGCGGAGGCGTCGGTGGTGTAGACGTCGCAACGGCCGTCTTCGAATGCCTTCACGACTTCGTCCTGGTCGGTGAACACGACCGGGGAGTATTCCATGCCGTTGGCTTCGAAATAGTCGGCAGCGTTCAGTTCGGTGGTGGTGCCGGATTCGATGCAGATGGCGGCGCCCGAAAGATCGGTGGCCGACGCGATACCGTCAGCTTCGCGAACCATGAAGCCCTGGCCGTCATAATACATCGTGCCGACAAAGGTGATGCCGAGGTCGGTATCGCGGCTCATGGTCCAGGTGGTCGTGCGCGACAGAATGTCGATTTCGCCTGCGGACAGTGCAGCGAAGCGCTCCTGTGACGTCAGGGGCGTGTAGCGGACCTTGTCTGCGTCATCGAAAATAGCTGCCGCGACAGCGCGGCAGAAGTCTACTTCCAGGCCGGACCAATTGTTATTGGCATCCGGCGCGGAAAAACCGGGTACACCCCCGGTCACGCCGCACTGCACGTAACCCTTTGCCTTGACGTCTTCCAGCGTCGCGGCATGAGCTGCGACAGCCATAAGGCTGATCGCGGCGGATACTGCGAGTGTTGCAAGCTTTTTCTGCATATTAGTTACCTTTGTTCCCTGACCCTCAGTGCCCGAACAACATGCCGCTGTTTGCCCAACGACTGTCCGAGTAGCACCACCATCCTTTGTATGACAGTTGCGATGCTGTTAAGCATGCAATCGTCTCTTGACCGTAACGTCAAGGGCAGATGATGAATTGAGACAAGCACTCTGTCTCTTTTTTCGCCAGAGTGAAATTGTGATCTGAATTTGAGCACTACGCCCATGACCGACATATCGCCCTCCTCGCCTGCCCACATGGCGGCCGAGACCATACTGACACATGAGGGCAGAGAGCCCGACGAGCAGTTCGGTTTCGTCAACACGCCCGTCTACCGTGGCTCGACTGTCCTGTTTAAAAGCCTGTCGGATCTGGAAGACCAAAAACAGCGCTATCTCTATGGCCGGGCAGGCAATCCCACCACGGAAAGCGCGGAGGCGGTGGTCACCAAGCTGGAGGGCGCGCACGCCACCAAGTTGGTGCCCTCGGGGCTGGCGGCCATAACCATCGCCCTTCTCGCCTGCCTCAAGACGGGCGACGATTTGCTGATCAGCGACAGTGCGTATGAGCCTGGCCGGGTCTTCGCCGATGGGTTTTTGACGCGGATGGGGATCACCACCCGCTATTTCGACCCCCGAATCGGGGCGGG encodes:
- a CDS encoding ABC transporter permease subunit (The N-terminal region of this protein, as described by TIGR01726, is a three transmembrane segment that identifies a subfamily of ABC transporter permease subunits, which specificities that include histidine, arginine, glutamine, glutamate, L-cystine (sic), the opines (in Agrobacterium) octopine and nopaline, etc.), producing the protein MAVQDNLAAPPRTAFYNDPVIRGILYQVLVAAAVIVFFVWIIMNTAANLAAQNKSTGFDFLFQTSGFGISFSLIPFDRSSYYWEAFLVGLLNTLLVAAIGIVFATMLGFVLGVARLSSNWLIARFATVYIEIIRNVPLLLQLFFWYFAVLKAMPAVRESFELPLGVFVNQRGIVVPRPMPDAEITWVVVAAVLSIIAAIALVRWSVGVRAQTGHYPPFVKLGSRIAALVVTFLFGYLAFSLLGSVVPALGTNSLLPLVGAAALAALSLTTMGVYGRAFIGFAIAWAIGRFALGGMFGFMSELAIAAVSGLLALAYGWTLLGADRRPAARDSKFPLALPVLLIIAVPALIYWVTGASLAFEMPLLERFNFRGGLQLVPEMVALVMGLTIYTAAFIAENVRSGIQAVNKGQTEAAASLGLREGDRLRLVVIPQAMRVIIPPLTSQYLNLTKNSSLGAAIGYPELVNVFMGTTLNQTGKAIEVIAITMAVYLTLSLSTSAFMNWYNARVALVER
- a CDS encoding amino acid ABC transporter substrate-binding protein yields the protein MQKKLATLAVSAAISLMAVAAHAATLEDVKAKGYVQCGVTGGVPGFSAPDANNNWSGLEVDFCRAVAAAIFDDADKVRYTPLTSQERFAALSAGEIDILSRTTTWTMSRDTDLGITFVGTMYYDGQGFMVREADGIASATDLSGAAICIESGTTTELNAADYFEANGMEYSPVVFTDQDEVVKAFEDGRCDVYTTDASALAAERSKFAVPDDYIILPEIISKEPLGPVVRQGDPVWFSIARWTYFALLEAEEQGVTQANVDEMLGSDNPSVKRLLGVEGDFGTPLGLTADWAYRIIKHIGNYGESYDRHVGPNTEIGLARGLNALWTDGGLQYAMPIR